Genomic DNA from Jejubacter calystegiae:
GTTGAACTGGAAAGTCAGGTAGTGTTCGCGGCTGCCTTCGTCGTTTTTACCCATCATCGGGATCAGAATCGGCGATGCCGCCGGACCCCGGGTGTTGTTAAACGCAAGGTAGCTTTTGCCCTCTACCGCCGAACGGTAGTGGTTGCCGAAGTGCAGGGTGTGGATCAGCGCCGAGGCGTGCTCCAGCTCGCCGTTCAACCCCACCACTGCGCTCTTACCAAAGGCCTGGACCTTCTCGCCGGAACCAGCCTCTTTGATGATCATGCCGGTCAGTAATTCCCCCAGTACCGGTCCCATCTCGCGGATTTTCGGCGCCAGATCCTCAACGAAGCCCTCCCCGGCCCAGGGATTCTTCACCACGGCTGCCGCCGCGATCATCACCAGCGGCTCGGCCGCGGCCCGACCACCGTCGACCCAGGTAGTCTCGGTGGCAACAAAGGTCTTACGAATATCCGGATGCATAACAATACCCTCTGAGATGTAGATCAAATGTTAATCAAATGTCGCAAACGGTATAGCATTGCGTATTACGGAATGTCAAAACTTGGTATACCATAAGACAACACACCAAATACGGAGTGGTAACAACCACGACCAGCGTGTTAAAGACAGCTTAATAAGATTGATTTAAAAGGATTTTTCATTTCAACCCGGCACGAATCTTCAGCACGGGCGAACAGAGAAGCACTGTTGTTTGTGTGGAAATGACAAAACGGTAGAGTGCCGTTACGACGCGGCTGACAGACGACGGCAACAATTTTTAGCGCAA
This window encodes:
- a CDS encoding amino acid synthesis family protein, translated to MHPDIRKTFVATETTWVDGGRAAAEPLVMIAAAAVVKNPWAGEGFVEDLAPKIREMGPVLGELLTGMIIKEAGSGEKVQAFGKSAVVGLNGELEHASALIHTLHFGNHYRSAVEGKSYLAFNNTRGPAASPILIPMMGKNDEGSREHYLTFQFNISDAPFSDEIVVALGAALGGRPHHRIGNRYLDLKELGHDPKNPAAV